One Legionella lytica genomic window, AATTTCAGATTGTTTATTTTGGTGGTGAGCCTACCGTTAATCAAAATGCTCTTCTTGCTGCCGTGAATTTCTTTATTGATGAGGATGTAGATTGCCAGCAGTACTTAATGACCAATTCAATTTTTAATCAACATGTATTTAATAGCCTATTGTCTAAGAATATTGATTTTCAGATTTCTTATGATGGGGCTTATGGGAATTTAAGATTTCGTAAAAACTCTAAAACCGTAGTGAATGATGAAGTAGTCAATACGATCAAACGGCTAACCGATGTAAATGAATCAGTGAAAATTCGCGCTACCATTCATAAAGAAAACGTAGCCTACATCCCTGAATTAGTGCAAACCTGCGCGTCCTTAAAAATAAATAAGCTTATGTGCGCGCCCACTTGCGATTTTGGAGATAATAAAATAAATGCGGTATCACAAGCAAATGCACAGGCTTACGTGGAATCAATGCAAAAAGCCTATGACCTCTCACGTGAGCTCGGCGTAAATCTAGAAATACAAGGCGAGTCCTACTTCCGTAACGGGTTACAACAAAAAATGGAAATTCCCTTTGTTTGGCTACCTGATGGCTTTGTGGCGATGACCATCACGTACGCTACCTCCAAGGCAAAAGGGGCGGAAAAAATAATTATCGGTAATTTTAATGAGGAACAAATCAAACTAAATCAGCCTTTAATTGAAACGATGAAAAACAATTTTGTCAAAAACGTTAACCTTTATTGTGCCGACTGTCCTATACAAAAATTATGCCGAGGCACCATACACTTTACTCCCTTTGCAACCGATACGTTTGTACCAGAACGTGATCGTTATTTTTGTGAGGTAGCTAGAAATATGGTTAAAGCCTTCCCCGATTCCACACTGCCATTAATTTAATGTAGCACCCATGGCAACAGTTGCTTCTACGCAGTTCTCTTGAAACCGTGGCATATTCTCCATTTGGGAATTAGAGAAAAAAGTAATATCTGAAAATTCCTGGGATTGCTTAAACGAAAATGGCGTGCAATGACAATAAATTTAAAGCATCACCAGTTACTCGATAGACAGTCCACTCGTCCATGGCTTTAGCTCCAAGGCTTTTATAAAAGTTAATAGCCGTTTCATTCCAATCAAGTACGGACCATTCTAACCGTCCACAATTTCGATCTTTTGCTAATTGAGCTAAATAAGCCAACATAGTTTTTCCAACTCCTTGACCACGAGCTTCTGGCCTCACAAATAGATCTTCCAAATAAATACCAGCGCGGCCTAAAAATGTGGAATAATTATGGAAAAATAAAGCAAAACTGACCGGTCGGTCATCTAAATATCCTAGAATTACCTCAGCAGGGGAACGCTCACCAAATAGAGTTTCTTTTAATTGTTCTTCAGTAGCGACAACCTCATGGCTTAATTTCTCATATTCCGCTAATTCTTTTATAAATTGCAAAATTAAAGGAACGTCGCCGATCGTTGCAGATTTAATCTTAATATTATGATTCATCTTTTTGCTCGCTCTTGCGCTTAATCTTTAAACTCAAATCAATCGTCTATAATAGTTAAAAACAGGCCCTAAATTTACACTGGTTTTACACCTTAATCATTTCTAAATAAATGCAAAAACGTACTAATTTAGGATATAAATTAAAGGATTAATATTGTGAATCCAAGAACTAAGTATGTAATTGCTGTTCTATCTATTTGGCTTGTTCTGTTTGGGGGAAGCTTTTTCATTACGAAAAAACTCATTGTTACTGATTTTGAGCAACTTGAATACAGTGATGCGATAGAAGCAAGCAAAAGAATTGCGCGTACGGTTATTTCAGATTCGCAGTATATGGATGTGCTGACTGCTGACATGGCTTATTGGGATGATACCTATAACTACATACAAAAACCTAACGATGAGTACATCGGCTCTAATTTTGCTGAGGACTTTTTTAAAGATAAGAATATTAACGAAGTGATTTTGCTATCACTCGATGGTAATGTCATGTGGTCTAAGGGATATAATTTACTTACAAATAAATTTTATCCAATTGATCCAAGCGTATTGGATTATTTCAAAAAAAACGCGTTATCACTGATTAAATATAAAGAGAAATACAATAACTCAGGTGGAAATGCAGTGGGCATCTCCGGTTTTTTACAACTACCTTCGCAACCATACCCCAGTTACTATGTTATTAACTATACCGTTGATTCTAATGAAAATAATGATCCCAATGGATTTATTATTTTTGGAAAAACACTAACGCCCGAATTCATCAAGAAAATAGGACATAAATTAGATTATGCGATTTCTGTGATAGCACCCACTATCCTGGAAACAACTTCGGAGAGAAAGGAAAAGCTGGCAGAAATGATTGAGAATGGTAGTTCTTATGTTGAGCCAATTAACAATCAGCGCTTAGCGGTGTATAGCCTACTTAAGGACTTTGATTTTAAACCAATGGGGTTATTACGTACCGAGTTATCAAGAGATATGCATCAACGTATACAAAAAGCAGCACTTAAAAATCAAACGCTGCTGTTTATTGTCTCTATGGCGGGTTTATTATTAATTTCAACCTTAATTTACCTATTATTTAGAAAGCAGGAACGGATAACCAATTCTTTTGAACGATTCGTTCCCCATGAGTTTCTTGAATTATTAAACAAAAAAAATATTCTTGAAGTAACGCTTGGAGATAACTTAAAGCATACTATTGCTGTGTTATTTTTGGACATACGAAATTTTACAACCCTATCGGAAAGTTTAACTCCCCAAGGAAATTTTGATTTTGTAAACTCCGTGCTTAAGCAGTTGTCTCCAATAATTGCTGAACATCAAGGGTTTATTGATAAATTTGTGGGAGATGCGATCATGGCTCTCTTTCCGGGAGAGACCTGTGCCGATGACGCTGTGAATTCAGCAGTAGCAATTTTAAAAAAACTTACCGCATTAAATAAAAGCAACTCATGGCTTTTTTCCTCTCAAGAGGTGCATGTAGGTATAGGAATCAACGCAGGGGAATTGATGCTGGGTATTGTTGGGGAGACTAATCGTTTGGAAAGCACCGTGATCGGCGATGTTGTGAATACAGCAGCACGAATAGAATCCATGACAAAAACCTATGAGCAAAATATTTTAATCAGCCAAAATGTTTACCAATTGATGAAACGTCCCGAACGATATGACTTTATTGATATAGGAGAAGTCACCATGAAAGGTAAACTAACCCCAGTAAAACTGTATGGGGTGCATGAGAAAAAACCATAAAATGACATTTTATATGATGGGGTCTCTCAATACTATGATCTAGTTACCTACGAAACCTTAAGATTCTTTGAATATAAAGGTTTTATAACTTCTGAGACTACAAAGCTTAGCTTTCCTGATATCTTATGGTTGTTATCTTAGTGGAAGTGTATCAAATGAATCAGGCATGGTAGTTTTGGTACTATAAAATTAAATTTGCAGTACATAGTACTATACTTTACATTATTGACTCATACATAACTAATTTATTCATATTGGTTCATTTTATTGAGTTGTCGGGCCTATAGGTCGCCCGAGGCCATTAAGGACTGTATGATTAAAATCTATTTTGAATATACGGTTATGGACATTATTAAAGGCTATAAAATACTGGAAACACTTCATCAAAGCCCCAATACGGTACTTTACCGCGGGCTACGGCTTGTTGATAATTTTCCCGTTATGCTCAAATGCCCATACTCAGAGCATCCCTCTCTTCAAATTCTCGCCGACTTGCAACACGAATATTTTTTACTCAAGCAACTTAATATTCCAGGTATTATTAAGCCCTATGAACTCATTCAACAAGGTCATCTTACTGTTTTAGTTTTA contains:
- a CDS encoding adenylate/guanylate cyclase domain-containing protein, translating into MNPRTKYVIAVLSIWLVLFGGSFFITKKLIVTDFEQLEYSDAIEASKRIARTVISDSQYMDVLTADMAYWDDTYNYIQKPNDEYIGSNFAEDFFKDKNINEVILLSLDGNVMWSKGYNLLTNKFYPIDPSVLDYFKKNALSLIKYKEKYNNSGGNAVGISGFLQLPSQPYPSYYVINYTVDSNENNDPNGFIIFGKTLTPEFIKKIGHKLDYAISVIAPTILETTSERKEKLAEMIENGSSYVEPINNQRLAVYSLLKDFDFKPMGLLRTELSRDMHQRIQKAALKNQTLLFIVSMAGLLLISTLIYLLFRKQERITNSFERFVPHEFLELLNKKNILEVTLGDNLKHTIAVLFLDIRNFTTLSESLTPQGNFDFVNSVLKQLSPIIAEHQGFIDKFVGDAIMALFPGETCADDAVNSAVAILKKLTALNKSNSWLFSSQEVHVGIGINAGELMLGIVGETNRLESTVIGDVVNTAARIESMTKTYEQNILISQNVYQLMKRPERYDFIDIGEVTMKGKLTPVKLYGVHEKKP
- a CDS encoding GNAT family N-acetyltransferase gives rise to the protein MNHNIKIKSATIGDVPLILQFIKELAEYEKLSHEVVATEEQLKETLFGERSPAEVILGYLDDRPVSFALFFHNYSTFLGRAGIYLEDLFVRPEARGQGVGKTMLAYLAQLAKDRNCGRLEWSVLDWNETAINFYKSLGAKAMDEWTVYRVTGDALNLLSLHAIFV
- a CDS encoding radical SAM protein gives rise to the protein MNTTELPFSFGDLSQNNYIWLTLTNLCNIHCKYCFNYVHKNNEHMPAELTLDIIKAHLNARGLGAQQKFQIVYFGGEPTVNQNALLAAVNFFIDEDVDCQQYLMTNSIFNQHVFNSLLSKNIDFQISYDGAYGNLRFRKNSKTVVNDEVVNTIKRLTDVNESVKIRATIHKENVAYIPELVQTCASLKINKLMCAPTCDFGDNKINAVSQANAQAYVESMQKAYDLSRELGVNLEIQGESYFRNGLQQKMEIPFVWLPDGFVAMTITYATSKAKGAEKIIIGNFNEEQIKLNQPLIETMKNNFVKNVNLYCADCPIQKLCRGTIHFTPFATDTFVPERDRYFCEVARNMVKAFPDSTLPLI